The following are from one region of the Sorghum bicolor cultivar BTx623 chromosome 2, Sorghum_bicolor_NCBIv3, whole genome shotgun sequence genome:
- the LOC8059920 gene encoding serine carboxypeptidase 2 produces the protein MMTGGLPLPPAVVLLLLLPVLLALAWRATAAASAAGDRIGRLPGQPAVDFPMYSGYVAVDEGAGGRALFYWLQEVPPEAQPAPLVLWLNGGPGCSSVAYGASEELGAFRIRPDGATLFLNEDRWNTAANILFLDSPAGVGFSYTNTSSELYTNGDNKTAHDSYTFLVKWFQRFPQYKYRDFYIAGESYGGHYVPQLSQVVYQNNAGVAKPIINLKGFMVGNAVINDHTDYAGMFESWWNHGLISDDTYGQLKASCGSNDSIIHPSPACNTATDVAAVEQGDIDMYSIYTPLCGQTSSSSTKRSSQSSPLIGRHYHHPWRMGGSYDPCTESHSTVYYNRPEVQRALHANLTGINYPWATCSDLINTNWGDSPKSMLPIYKELIAAGLRIWVFSGDTDAVIPLTSTRYSVDALGLPTTTSWYPWYDKKQVGGWSQVYEGLTLVTVRGAGHEVPLHRPRQALILFQQFLKGEPMPKNGTVA, from the exons ATGATGACCGGTGGTCTCCCTCTACCTCCAGcagtagtgctccttcttcttcttcccgtgTTGCTTGCATTGGCATGGcgagccaccgccgccgcctccgccgccggagACCGCATCGGGCGGCTGCCGGGGCAGCCGGCCGTGGACTTCCCGATGTACTCGGGGTACGTGGCGGTGGACGAGGGCGCCGGCGGGCGGGCGCTCTTCTACTGGCTCCAGGAGGTGCCGCCGGAGGCGCAGCCGGCGCCGCTGGTGCTGTGGCTGAACGGCGGGCCGGGGTGCTCGTCGGTGGCGTACGGCGCCTCCGAGGAGCTCGGCGCGTTCCGCATCCGGCCTGACGGCGCCACGCTATTCCTCAACGAGGACCGATGGAACACAG CGGCGAACATCTTGTTCCTGGACTCGCCGGCCGGCGTGGGGTTCTCCTACACCAACACCAGCTCCGAGCTTTACACCAACGGCGACAACAAAACAGCCCACGATTCCTacactttcctggtgaaatggttCCAGAGGTTCCCGCAGTACAAGTACCGCGATTTCtacattgccggagagagctacGGAG GGCACTACGTGCCGCAGCTGTCGCAGGTCGTGTACCAGAACAACGCCGGCGTCGCGAAACCCATCATAAACTTGAAAGGATTCATGGTGGGCAACGCGGTGATCAACGACCACACGGACTACGCCGGCATGTTCGAGTCGTGGTGGAACCACGGGCTCATCTCCGACGACACGTACGGGCAGCTCAAGGCCTCCTGCGGCAGCAACGACTCCATCATCCACCCGTCGCCGGCGTGCAACACGGCGACGGACGTGGCCGCGGTGGAGCAGGGGGACATCGACATGTACAGCATCTACACGCCCCTCTGCGGCcagacgtcgtcgtcgtcgaccaaGAGATCATCCCAGTCGTCGCCGTTGATAGGCCGCCACTATCACCAC CCATGGAGGATGGGGGGATCGTATGACCCGTGCACCGAGAGCCACTCGACGGTTTACTACAACCGGCCGGAGGTGCAGAGGGCTCTCCACGCCAACCTCACCGGAATAAACTATCCATGGGCGACCTGCAG TGATTTAATCAACACCAACTGGGGAGATTCGCCAAAGTCCATGCTTCCTATATACAAAGAGCTTATCGCAGCTGGCCTAAGGATATGGGTCTTCAG TGGAGACACGGACGCAGTAATCCCCTTAACATCAACAAGATACTCCGTTGATGCTCTTGGCCTCCCAACTACCACTAGCTGGTACccgtggtatgataagaaacag GTTGGTGGATGGAGTCAAGTGTACGAGGGCCTGACCTTGGTGACCGTCCGAGGCGCAGGGCACGAGGTTCCCCTCCACCGCCCGCGGCAAGCACTCATACTGTTCCAACAATTCTTGAAGGGGGAACCCATGCCGAAAAATGGAACCGTGGCATAG